One window from the genome of Trabulsiella odontotermitis encodes:
- the trmD gene encoding tRNA (guanosine(37)-N1)-methyltransferase TrmD, with protein MWIGIISLFPEMFRAITDYGVTGRAVKNGLLSIQSWSPRDFTHDRHRTVDDRPYGGGPGMLMMVQPLRDAIHAAKAAAGEGAKVIYLSPQGRKLDQAGVSELATNHKLILVCGRYEGIDERVIQTEIDEEWSIGDYVLSGGELPAMTLIDSVSRFIPGVLGHEASATEDSFADGLLDCPHYTRPEVLEGMEVPAVLLSGNHAEIRRWRLKQSLGRTWLRRPELLENLALTEEQAKLLAEFKTEHAQQQHKHDGLA; from the coding sequence ATGTGGATTGGCATAATCAGCCTGTTTCCTGAAATGTTCCGCGCGATTACCGACTACGGGGTAACTGGCCGGGCAGTAAAAAATGGCCTGCTGAGCATCCAGAGCTGGAGTCCTCGTGACTTCACGCACGACCGGCACCGTACCGTGGACGATCGTCCTTACGGCGGCGGACCGGGGATGTTAATGATGGTGCAACCCTTACGGGATGCCATTCATGCAGCAAAAGCCGCGGCAGGTGAAGGCGCTAAGGTGATCTATCTGTCACCTCAGGGACGCAAGCTTGATCAAGCAGGCGTCAGCGAACTGGCCACGAATCATAAACTGATTCTGGTGTGTGGTCGCTACGAAGGAATAGACGAGCGCGTAATTCAAACCGAGATTGACGAAGAATGGTCTATCGGCGATTACGTTCTCAGCGGTGGTGAGTTGCCAGCAATGACGCTGATTGACTCGGTTTCCCGGTTCATTCCGGGGGTACTGGGGCATGAAGCTTCAGCAACGGAAGATTCCTTTGCTGATGGATTACTGGACTGCCCACACTATACTCGTCCTGAAGTGTTAGAAGGCATGGAGGTCCCGGCAGTGTTACTGTCAGGCAACCACGCCGAGATTCGTCGCTGGCGTTTGAAGCAGTCGCTGGGCCGTACCTGGCTTAGAAGACCTGAACTTCTGGAAAACCTGGCTCTGACTGAAGAGCAAGCAAAGTTGCTGGCGGAGTTCAAAACGGAACACGCGCAACAGCAACATAAACATGATGGGTTGGCATAA
- the grpE gene encoding nucleotide exchange factor GrpE: MSSKEQKTPDGQAPEEIIKEQHDEVEAVEPDASAEQVDPRDEQIANLEAQLAEAQNRERDALLRAKAEMENLRRRTELDVEKAHKFALEKFVNELLPVIDSLDRALEVADRANPDMSAMVEGIELTLKSMLDVVRKFGVEVIAETNVPLDPNVHQAIAMVESDDVTPGNVLGVMQKGYTLNGRTIRAAMVTVAKAKG, translated from the coding sequence ATGAGTAGTAAAGAACAGAAAACGCCTGACGGGCAAGCCCCGGAAGAAATTATCAAGGAACAGCATGATGAGGTTGAGGCCGTAGAGCCTGATGCGTCTGCTGAGCAGGTGGATCCGCGCGATGAACAAATTGCGAATCTGGAAGCTCAGCTTGCTGAAGCGCAGAATCGTGAACGTGACGCGCTGCTGCGTGCCAAAGCAGAGATGGAAAACCTGCGTCGTCGTACCGAACTGGACGTTGAAAAAGCGCATAAGTTTGCGCTGGAAAAATTCGTCAACGAGCTGCTGCCGGTCATCGACAGCCTCGATCGCGCGCTGGAAGTGGCCGACAGGGCTAATCCGGACATGTCCGCGATGGTGGAAGGTATTGAGCTGACGCTGAAATCGATGCTGGATGTGGTACGCAAATTTGGCGTTGAGGTCATCGCGGAAACGAACGTACCGCTGGATCCAAACGTGCATCAGGCGATTGCGATGGTGGAATCTGACGATGTTACCCCGGGCAACGTGCTTGGCGTAATGCAGAAAGGTTACACCCTTAATGGTCGCACGATCCGCGCTGCGATGGTGACCGTCGCGAAGGCGAAAGGCTAA
- a CDS encoding cytochrome C assembly family protein: MPVFALLALVAYSVSLALIIPGLLQKNSGWRRMAILSAVVALISHAFALQARIFPGGESGQNLSILNVGSLVSLLICTVMTIVASRNRGWLLLPIVYAFALINLALATFMPNEFITHLEATPGMMIHIGLSLFAYATLIIAALYALQLAWIDYQLKNKKLAFSNDMPPLMSIERKMFHITQVGVVLLTLTLCTGLFYMQNLFSIENLDKAVLSIIAWFVYIVLLWGHYHEGWRGRRVVWFNVAGAGLLTLAYFGSRLIQQFAG, encoded by the coding sequence ATGCCTGTTTTTGCCCTGTTAGCTCTGGTCGCTTACTCTGTCAGCCTCGCGTTGATCATTCCCGGTTTGCTGCAAAAAAACAGCGGCTGGCGGCGCATGGCGATTCTTTCCGCCGTTGTCGCGCTTATCAGCCACGCTTTTGCGTTGCAGGCGCGCATTTTCCCTGGTGGCGAAAGTGGGCAGAACCTGAGCATCCTGAACGTCGGCTCGCTGGTAAGTTTGCTGATCTGCACCGTGATGACCATCGTCGCCTCGCGCAATCGCGGCTGGTTGCTGTTGCCGATTGTCTACGCCTTTGCGCTGATCAACCTGGCGTTAGCCACGTTCATGCCCAATGAGTTCATCACGCATCTTGAAGCCACACCGGGCATGATGATCCACATCGGCCTGTCGCTGTTCGCCTATGCGACGCTCATCATCGCCGCGCTGTATGCCCTGCAACTCGCCTGGATCGACTATCAGCTGAAAAACAAAAAGCTGGCATTCAGTAACGACATGCCGCCGCTGATGAGCATTGAGCGAAAAATGTTTCACATCACCCAGGTCGGCGTCGTGTTGCTCACGCTCACACTCTGCACCGGCCTGTTTTATATGCAGAATCTCTTCAGCATCGAAAATCTCGATAAAGCTGTCCTTTCCATCATCGCATGGTTTGTCTATATCGTATTGTTGTGGGGCCACTATCATGAAGGCTGGCGCGGTCGTCGCGTCGTCTGGTTTAACGTAGCGGGCGCCGGATTGCTGACGCTGGCCTATTTTGGCAGCCGTCTTATCCAACAATTCGCGGGTTAA
- the nadK gene encoding NAD(+) kinase, producing the protein MNNHFKCIGIVGHPRHPTALTTHEMLYRWLSTKGYDVIIEQQIARELQLKDVRTGTLAEIGQQADLAVVVGGDGNMLGAARTLARYDIKVIGINRGNLGFLTDLDPDNAHQQLADVLEGHYISEKRFLLEAQVCQQDCQKRISTAINEVVLHPGKVAHMIEFEVYIDETFAFSQRSDGLIISTPTGSTAYSLSAGGPILTPQLDAITLVPMFPHTLSARPLVINSSSTIRLRFSHRRSDLEISCDSQIALPIQEGEDVLIRRCDYHLNLIHPKDYSYFNTLSTKLGWSKKLF; encoded by the coding sequence ATGAACAATCATTTCAAGTGTATTGGGATTGTAGGACATCCGCGTCACCCTACCGCGTTGACGACACATGAAATGCTGTACCGCTGGCTCAGTACTAAAGGGTATGACGTCATCATTGAGCAACAGATCGCGCGTGAGCTGCAACTGAAAGATGTCCGCACCGGTACGCTGGCGGAAATCGGTCAGCAGGCTGATCTGGCAGTGGTGGTCGGCGGCGACGGCAATATGCTGGGCGCGGCCCGTACGCTCGCGCGTTACGACATCAAAGTGATTGGTATTAACCGCGGCAATCTCGGTTTTCTGACTGATCTCGACCCGGACAACGCGCATCAGCAACTCGCCGATGTACTTGAAGGCCATTACATCAGCGAAAAACGTTTTTTGCTGGAAGCGCAGGTATGCCAGCAGGACTGCCAGAAACGCATCAGCACAGCTATCAATGAAGTGGTGCTCCACCCCGGCAAAGTGGCGCATATGATCGAGTTCGAGGTGTATATTGATGAGACCTTTGCGTTCTCGCAGCGCTCTGACGGCCTGATCATCTCAACGCCCACCGGCTCCACGGCCTACTCGCTTTCGGCGGGCGGCCCCATCCTGACGCCACAGCTAGATGCCATTACGCTGGTGCCGATGTTCCCGCATACGCTGTCAGCACGGCCACTGGTCATCAACAGCAGCAGTACCATCCGCCTGCGCTTTTCCCATCGCCGCAGCGATCTTGAAATCAGCTGCGACAGCCAGATCGCCCTGCCGATTCAGGAAGGTGAAGATGTGCTGATCCGCCGTTGCGATTATCACCTCAATCTGATCCACCCTAAAGATTACAGCTATTTCAATACATTAAGCACCAAACTGGGCTGGTCAAAAAAATTGTTCTGA
- the dgcN gene encoding diguanylate cyclase DgcN: MNKDMTPLQRPTFKRTLRRISVVSVVITMMLVWLLLSIASVLTLKQYAQKNLELTGATMSHSLEASLVFGDSTAATETLKTLGKQGQFAVAEVMDRNLQRFAYWSYIPGEKQDALNSLVSRWLFPVPVSQPVWHNEQMVGVIHLAARASLISHFIWMSLMVLTACILLAAVVALLVTRHLHSDVVTALQNITDVVHDVRTNRNFSRRVPEEPIEEFHHFAQDFNSLLDEMEEWQLKLQAKNAQLLRTALHDPLTGLANRASFRSSIAALMNDSHAKTSSALLFLDGDNFKFINDTWGHAAGDCVLMEVAKRLSDFGGKRHIAYRLGGDEFAMILYGVHSENEVQRICTALSQHFVRPFDLHNGLYTPFSLSVGYALTWEHTSVESLQELADRNMYLMKNQRAKTSS, encoded by the coding sequence ATGAATAAGGATATGACCCCTCTTCAACGCCCGACGTTTAAACGCACCTTGCGGCGAATCAGCGTGGTTAGCGTCGTGATTACGATGATGCTGGTCTGGCTGCTGTTAAGCATCGCGTCCGTCCTCACGCTGAAACAGTATGCACAAAAAAACCTCGAACTGACCGGCGCCACCATGAGCCACAGCCTTGAGGCGTCGCTGGTGTTCGGTGACAGCACTGCCGCCACGGAGACGCTCAAAACGCTCGGCAAACAGGGGCAATTCGCCGTGGCCGAAGTGATGGATCGCAACCTCCAGCGCTTTGCTTACTGGTCATACATTCCCGGCGAAAAGCAGGACGCACTGAACAGTCTGGTCAGCCGCTGGCTGTTTCCCGTGCCGGTATCGCAGCCAGTCTGGCATAACGAACAGATGGTCGGCGTTATTCACTTAGCCGCGCGCGCCAGCCTGATCAGCCATTTTATCTGGATGTCGCTGATGGTACTCACTGCCTGCATTCTGCTGGCGGCAGTGGTGGCGTTGCTGGTCACCCGCCACCTGCATTCTGATGTGGTGACGGCGCTGCAAAATATTACTGATGTCGTTCATGACGTGCGTACCAACCGTAATTTTTCCCGCCGCGTCCCTGAAGAGCCGATCGAAGAATTTCACCATTTTGCCCAGGACTTCAACAGCCTGCTTGATGAAATGGAGGAGTGGCAGCTGAAACTGCAGGCCAAAAATGCCCAGTTGCTGCGTACCGCACTGCATGACCCGCTCACCGGACTGGCGAACCGTGCCTCATTTCGCAGTTCTATCGCCGCGCTGATGAATGACAGCCACGCTAAAACCAGTTCTGCGCTGTTGTTTCTCGACGGCGATAACTTCAAATTTATTAATGATACCTGGGGACACGCCGCTGGTGATTGCGTACTGATGGAAGTGGCAAAACGATTGAGCGACTTCGGCGGCAAACGTCATATCGCCTACCGGCTTGGCGGTGATGAGTTCGCCATGATCCTGTATGGCGTTCACAGCGAAAATGAAGTGCAGCGCATTTGCACGGCGCTGTCACAGCATTTCGTTCGTCCGTTCGATCTCCACAACGGGCTTTACACCCCGTTCTCACTGAGCGTCGGCTATGCGCTGACGTGGGAGCATACGTCGGTTGAAAGCCTGCAGGAGCTGGCGGACCGAAATATGTATTTAATGAAAAATCAACGTGCTAAGACTTCATCATAA
- the rplS gene encoding 50S ribosomal protein L19, translated as MSNIIKQIEQEQMKQDVPSFRPGDTVEVKVWVVEGSKKRLQAFEGVVIAIRNRGLHSAFTVRKISNGEGVERVFQTHSPVVDSIAVKRRGAVRKAKLYYLRERTGKAARIKERLN; from the coding sequence ATGAGCAACATTATTAAGCAAATTGAACAAGAGCAGATGAAGCAGGACGTACCTTCCTTCCGTCCGGGTGATACCGTGGAAGTGAAAGTATGGGTTGTTGAAGGTTCCAAAAAACGTCTGCAGGCATTCGAGGGCGTGGTTATCGCTATTCGTAACCGCGGTCTGCACTCTGCATTCACTGTTCGTAAGATTTCCAACGGCGAAGGCGTTGAGCGTGTCTTCCAGACTCACTCTCCGGTAGTTGACAGCATTGCTGTTAAACGTCGTGGTGCCGTTCGTAAAGCTAAACTGTACTACCTGCGTGAGCGTACTGGTAAAGCAGCTCGTATCAAAGAGCGCCTTAACTAA
- the ffh gene encoding signal recognition particle protein translates to MFDNLTDRLSRTLRNISGRGRLTEDNIKETLREVRMALLEADVALPVVRDFINRVKEKAVGHEVNKSLTPGQEFVKIVRDELVAAMGEENQSLNLAAQPPAVVLMAGLQGAGKTTSVAKLGKFLHEKHKKKVLVVSADVYRPAAIKQLETLAQQVSVDFFPSDVGQKPVDIVNAALKEAKLKFYDVLLVDTAGRLHVDEAMMDEIKQVHASINPVETLFVVDAMTGQDAANTAKAFNEALPLTGVVLTKVDGDARGGAALSIRHITGKPIKFLGVGEKNEALEPFHPDRIASRILGMGDVLSLIEDIESKVDRAQAEKLASKLKKGDGFDLTDFLEQLRQMKNMGGMASLMGKLPGMGQIPDNVKAQMDDKVLVRMEAIINSMTLKERAKPEIIKGSRKRRIAAGCGMQVQDVNRLLKQFDDMQRMMKKMKKGGMAKMMRNMKGMMPPGFPGR, encoded by the coding sequence ATGTTTGATAATTTAACCGATCGTTTGTCGCGTACGCTGCGTAATATCAGCGGTCGCGGACGCCTTACTGAAGACAATATCAAAGAGACCCTGCGTGAAGTGCGCATGGCGCTGCTGGAAGCTGACGTTGCGCTGCCGGTCGTGCGTGACTTTATCAATCGCGTGAAAGAAAAAGCGGTAGGTCACGAGGTCAACAAAAGCCTGACGCCAGGACAGGAGTTCGTCAAAATCGTTCGTGACGAACTGGTTGCGGCGATGGGTGAGGAAAACCAGAGCCTGAACCTCGCAGCACAGCCACCGGCAGTGGTGCTGATGGCCGGCCTGCAGGGGGCCGGTAAAACAACCAGCGTCGCAAAACTGGGTAAGTTCCTCCACGAGAAGCATAAAAAGAAAGTGCTGGTGGTTTCAGCGGACGTTTATCGCCCGGCGGCGATCAAACAGCTGGAAACCCTGGCGCAGCAGGTTAGTGTCGATTTCTTCCCCTCTGACGTGGGGCAAAAACCGGTTGATATCGTTAACGCGGCGCTGAAAGAGGCGAAGCTGAAATTCTACGACGTGCTGCTGGTGGATACCGCCGGTCGTCTGCACGTTGATGAAGCGATGATGGATGAAATCAAGCAGGTTCATGCATCGATCAACCCGGTAGAAACGCTGTTCGTGGTCGATGCCATGACCGGTCAGGATGCCGCAAATACGGCGAAGGCGTTCAACGAAGCGCTGCCGCTGACCGGCGTCGTGTTGACTAAAGTCGACGGCGACGCCCGTGGCGGTGCGGCGCTGTCTATTCGACACATCACCGGTAAGCCGATTAAATTCCTCGGTGTTGGCGAGAAAAACGAAGCGCTGGAGCCGTTCCACCCGGATCGTATCGCCTCCCGTATTCTCGGCATGGGCGACGTGCTGTCGCTGATCGAAGATATCGAGAGCAAAGTCGACCGCGCGCAGGCGGAGAAGCTGGCGAGCAAGCTGAAAAAAGGCGACGGCTTTGATCTGACCGATTTCCTTGAGCAACTTCGTCAGATGAAAAATATGGGCGGCATGGCGAGCCTGATGGGCAAACTGCCTGGCATGGGGCAGATCCCCGACAACGTAAAAGCACAGATGGATGACAAAGTGCTGGTACGGATGGAGGCGATTATTAACTCCATGACGCTGAAAGAGCGCGCCAAACCAGAAATCATCAAAGGATCCCGTAAGCGCCGTATTGCTGCCGGTTGCGGTATGCAGGTGCAGGACGTTAACCGCCTTCTGAAACAGTTCGACGACATGCAGCGCATGATGAAGAAAATGAAGAAGGGCGGGATGGCGAAGATGATGCGGAATATGAAAGGGATGATGCCTCCGGGATTCCCGGGGCGTTAA
- a CDS encoding OmpA family protein, translating into MLGRYLAPALLATLFLTGCQSPQGKFSPEQVAAMKSYGFNELNGDWSLGLSDKILFGKNDYTLNDSSKQQIEGMASRLATTGITHARMDGHTDNYGEDSYNEALSLKRANIVADAWAEGAHIPRSNLTTRGLGKQFPIGSNKTAQGRAENRRVAIVISEP; encoded by the coding sequence ATGCTCGGTCGTTACCTCGCACCGGCTTTGCTGGCAACACTGTTTCTGACAGGCTGTCAGTCGCCGCAAGGAAAGTTTTCGCCTGAACAGGTCGCCGCGATGAAATCGTATGGCTTTAACGAGCTTAACGGTGACTGGTCACTTGGGCTTTCAGATAAAATTCTGTTCGGTAAAAACGACTACACGCTGAACGACAGCAGCAAACAGCAAATCGAAGGCATGGCGTCACGTCTCGCCACCACCGGCATTACCCATGCGCGCATGGATGGTCACACCGATAATTACGGCGAAGACAGTTACAACGAAGCGCTTTCCCTTAAGCGCGCCAACATCGTGGCCGATGCCTGGGCCGAAGGCGCACACATTCCGCGCAGCAATCTGACCACCCGCGGACTTGGCAAACAGTTCCCGATTGGCAGCAACAAAACCGCGCAGGGCCGCGCCGAAAACCGTCGCGTCGCCATTGTCATCAGCGAGCCATAA
- a CDS encoding HlyC/CorC family transporter encodes MEHISTTALIITLIIMVVISAYFSGSETGMMTLNRYRLRHLAKQGNRPAKRVEKLLRKPDRLISLVLIGNNLVNILASALGTIVGMRLYGDAGVAIATGVLTFVVLVFAEVLPKTIAALYPEKVAFPSSFLLAPLQILMMPLVWLLNTITRMLMRLMGIKADTVISGALSKDELRTIVNESRSQISRRNQDMLLSVLDLEKVSVNDIMVPRNEIVGIDINDDWKSIVRQLTHSPHGRIVLYRDSLDDAISMLRVREAYRLMTEKKEFTKEVMLRAADEIYYVPEGTPLSTQLVKFQRNKKKVGLVVDEYGDIQGLVTVEDILEEIVGDFTTSMSPSLAEEVTPQNDGSVIIDGSANVRELNKAFNWHMPEDEARTINGMILEALEEIPAVGTRVRIHQYDIDILDVQDNMIKQVKVVPVKSIRESVAE; translated from the coding sequence TTGGAACATATCTCAACCACTGCGCTGATCATCACGCTGATCATCATGGTGGTCATTTCCGCCTATTTCTCCGGTTCCGAAACCGGCATGATGACGCTGAACCGCTACCGGCTGCGTCATCTGGCCAAGCAAGGCAACCGCCCGGCGAAGCGCGTAGAAAAACTGCTGCGCAAACCTGATCGCCTCATCAGTCTGGTTCTGATTGGCAATAACCTGGTTAACATTCTGGCCTCGGCGCTCGGCACCATCGTCGGGATGCGGCTGTATGGCGATGCGGGCGTCGCGATCGCCACCGGGGTATTAACCTTTGTGGTGCTGGTGTTTGCCGAAGTACTGCCGAAAACCATCGCCGCGCTGTACCCGGAGAAAGTCGCCTTCCCGAGCAGTTTTCTGTTAGCGCCGTTGCAGATATTAATGATGCCGCTGGTCTGGCTACTGAACACCATCACCCGCATGCTGATGCGTCTTATGGGGATCAAAGCCGATACGGTCATTAGCGGCGCGCTCAGTAAAGACGAGCTGCGAACCATTGTTAACGAATCACGCTCGCAAATTTCCCGCCGTAATCAGGACATGCTGCTGTCGGTGCTGGATCTGGAAAAAGTCAGCGTCAACGACATCATGGTGCCGCGCAATGAGATTGTCGGCATCGACATCAACGACGACTGGAAATCCATCGTCCGCCAGCTCACTCATTCCCCGCACGGGCGCATTGTGCTCTACCGTGATTCGCTGGACGACGCCATCAGCATGTTGCGCGTGCGTGAAGCCTACCGGCTGATGACCGAGAAAAAGGAGTTCACCAAAGAGGTGATGCTGCGTGCGGCGGATGAAATCTACTACGTGCCGGAAGGCACTCCGCTCAGCACACAACTGGTGAAATTTCAGCGTAATAAAAAGAAAGTGGGACTGGTCGTTGATGAATATGGCGATATTCAGGGGCTGGTCACCGTGGAAGACATCCTGGAAGAGATTGTCGGTGATTTCACCACCTCAATGTCGCCATCGCTGGCGGAGGAAGTGACACCGCAGAACGACGGCTCGGTGATTATCGACGGCAGCGCCAACGTACGCGAACTCAACAAAGCATTCAACTGGCATATGCCGGAAGACGAAGCCCGTACCATTAACGGCATGATTCTGGAAGCGCTGGAAGAAATCCCGGCAGTCGGTACCCGCGTGCGCATTCATCAGTACGACATCGATATTCTCGACGTACAGGACAACATGATTAAGCAGGTGAAAGTGGTGCCGGTGAAATCGATTCGGGAGAGCGTGGCGGAATAA
- the rimM gene encoding ribosome maturation factor RimM (Essential for efficient processing of 16S rRNA): MSKQLTAQAPVEPIVLGKMGSSYGIRGWLRVFSSTEDAESIFDYQPWFIQKAGQWQEVELESWRHHNQDIVIKLKGIDDRDAANLLTNCEIVVDSSQLPPLEEGDYYWKDLMGCQVVTTEGYDLGKVIDMMETGSNDVLVIKANLKDAFGIKERLVPFLDGQVIKKVDLTTQTIEVDWDPGF; encoded by the coding sequence ATGAGCAAGCAACTCACCGCACAAGCACCCGTCGAACCGATCGTATTGGGGAAAATGGGGTCTTCATACGGTATTCGTGGTTGGCTCAGAGTGTTTTCCTCCACTGAAGACGCCGAAAGCATTTTTGACTATCAGCCCTGGTTTATCCAGAAGGCGGGTCAGTGGCAAGAAGTCGAGCTGGAAAGCTGGCGTCACCACAATCAGGATATCGTCATTAAGCTGAAAGGCATTGACGATCGCGATGCCGCGAATCTGCTGACCAATTGTGAAATTGTCGTAGATTCCTCGCAGTTGCCGCCGCTGGAAGAGGGTGACTACTACTGGAAAGACCTGATGGGCTGCCAGGTAGTGACCACAGAAGGCTACGACCTCGGTAAAGTCATCGATATGATGGAAACCGGGTCGAATGACGTTCTCGTCATTAAGGCAAACCTGAAAGATGCGTTTGGTATCAAGGAGCGGTTGGTTCCGTTCCTCGATGGGCAGGTTATCAAGAAAGTCGATCTCACTACTCAAACGATTGAAGTAGATTGGGATCCTGGTTTTTAA
- the recN gene encoding DNA repair protein RecN — protein sequence MLAQLTISNFAIVRELEIDFQSGMTAITGETGAGKSIAIDALGLCLGGRAEADMVRAGASRADLCARFSLKDTPAALRWLEENQLDDGRECLLRRVISADGRSRGFINGTAVPLSQLRELGQLLIQIHGQHAHQLLVKPEHQKALLDGYAGEATLTQQMSDRYHQWHQSCRDLAQHQQQSQERLARAELLQYQLKELNEFHPQPGEFEQIDEEYKRLANSGQLLTTSQHALAILADGEEVNLNSQLYAAKQLVSELVGMDGKLSGLLDMLEEASIQLSEASDELRHYCDRLDLDPNRLFELEQRISRQISLARKHNISPEELPAFHQSLLDEQQQLDDQADSQETLSHAVAQHHQQALDAAKQLHTLRHNSAQELAQLITESMHSLSMPHGLFTIDVEFDAKHLTAEGADRIEFRVTTNPGQPLQPIAKVASGGELSRIALAIQVITARKMETPALIFDEVDVGISGPTAAVVGKLLRQLGESTQVMCVTHLPQVAGCGHHHFYVSKETDGEMTETHMLPLDKRARLQELARLLGGSEVTRNTLANAKELLAA from the coding sequence ATGCTGGCACAACTGACCATCAGTAATTTCGCCATCGTGCGTGAGCTTGAAATCGATTTTCAAAGCGGTATGACGGCAATCACCGGCGAGACCGGTGCAGGTAAATCCATTGCTATTGATGCCCTGGGGTTATGCCTGGGTGGGCGCGCCGAAGCGGATATGGTCCGCGCTGGCGCCAGTCGTGCCGACCTTTGCGCGCGCTTCTCCTTGAAAGATACCCCTGCCGCCTTGCGCTGGCTCGAAGAGAATCAGCTCGACGACGGACGTGAGTGTTTACTTCGCCGCGTCATTAGCGCTGACGGGCGTTCGCGTGGTTTCATTAACGGCACTGCCGTTCCCCTGTCGCAGTTGCGGGAGCTGGGTCAGTTACTGATTCAAATTCACGGTCAGCATGCGCACCAGTTACTCGTCAAACCGGAGCATCAGAAAGCGTTGCTTGACGGCTATGCCGGTGAGGCCACGCTTACGCAGCAAATGAGCGACCGCTACCATCAGTGGCACCAGAGCTGCCGTGATCTGGCACAGCATCAGCAGCAGAGCCAGGAGCGCCTCGCCCGCGCGGAACTGCTGCAATACCAGTTGAAAGAGCTCAATGAATTTCACCCGCAGCCGGGCGAGTTCGAACAGATCGACGAAGAGTACAAGCGCCTGGCGAATAGCGGCCAGTTGCTAACCACCAGCCAGCACGCGCTGGCGATCCTTGCCGATGGCGAAGAGGTGAACCTTAACAGCCAGCTCTACGCGGCAAAACAGCTGGTCAGCGAGCTGGTCGGTATGGACGGCAAACTCTCCGGCCTGCTGGATATGCTGGAAGAGGCCTCCATCCAGCTCAGCGAAGCCAGTGACGAACTACGCCACTACTGTGACCGACTGGATCTCGACCCGAACCGTCTGTTCGAACTTGAGCAGCGCATTTCTCGTCAGATCTCGCTGGCGCGCAAACACAATATCAGCCCGGAAGAACTGCCCGCGTTTCACCAGTCTCTGCTGGATGAACAGCAGCAGCTTGACGATCAGGCAGACTCTCAGGAAACCCTGAGCCACGCCGTGGCCCAGCATCATCAGCAAGCGCTGGACGCCGCGAAACAGTTGCATACGCTGCGCCATAACAGTGCGCAGGAGCTGGCGCAGCTGATCACCGAAAGCATGCACTCGCTGTCAATGCCGCACGGCCTGTTCACCATTGATGTCGAGTTTGATGCAAAACACCTCACGGCAGAAGGCGCCGATCGCATTGAATTCCGCGTGACCACCAACCCCGGGCAGCCGTTACAGCCAATTGCGAAAGTAGCCTCTGGCGGCGAACTGTCGCGCATTGCACTGGCGATTCAGGTGATCACCGCGCGTAAAATGGAAACCCCGGCGCTGATTTTCGATGAAGTCGACGTGGGTATCAGCGGCCCGACTGCCGCCGTTGTCGGAAAACTGCTGCGCCAGTTGGGCGAATCCACTCAGGTGATGTGTGTCACCCATCTGCCGCAGGTAGCAGGTTGCGGTCATCATCATTTCTACGTCAGCAAAGAAACCGACGGCGAAATGACAGAAACACACATGTTG
- the rpsP gene encoding 30S ribosomal protein S16 — translation MVTIRLARHGAKKRPFYQVVVTDSRNARNGRFIERVGFFNPIAAGAEEGTRLDLDRIAHWVGQGATVSDRVATLIKAANKAA, via the coding sequence ATGGTAACTATTCGTTTAGCTCGTCACGGCGCTAAAAAGCGTCCGTTCTACCAGGTTGTTGTCACCGACAGCCGTAATGCACGCAACGGCCGCTTCATTGAGCGCGTTGGTTTCTTCAACCCGATCGCCGCTGGCGCGGAAGAAGGAACTCGTCTGGATCTGGATCGTATCGCTCACTGGGTTGGCCAGGGCGCGACTGTTTCCGATCGCGTTGCAACGCTTATCAAAGCAGCAAACAAAGCAGCTTAA